One part of the Salvia hispanica cultivar TCC Black 2014 unplaced genomic scaffold, UniMelb_Shisp_WGS_1.0 HiC_scaffold_1219, whole genome shotgun sequence genome encodes these proteins:
- the LOC125198123 gene encoding LOW QUALITY PROTEIN: pentatricopeptide repeat-containing protein At4g28010-like (The sequence of the model RefSeq protein was modified relative to this genomic sequence to represent the inferred CDS: inserted 3 bases in 3 codons), protein MVFPLMRKNLSLFLKRKNPIQNKFFTTNLLLNPNCTKLQEVDQVETQITSLCQKPHSLVNLQNACSLFEQSVEMGVVPSGSSSDLLLQTLVKNKKHNLALSIYKKMVCSGALPRYLSLSALVECLVHLSAPXLALGAIGLMLKQGYTINLYIANVVLNGLCCNGFVVDAEEFLGEMERNHLSPDIVSFNTLIKGLHREKRLDEAMSVKRRMESANIAPNLITYNILMDAXFVADRVDGAMMLLEEMRMKGLEPDVFFYDTLINGFCHKGDVGRASEILNLMLDKGLSPDRVSYTCLMRGFCQKGNLKEVKRLFNEMLKNGIRPDAVTFGSIIGGLCQVGNVEKAVEMFNFMLDKGEEPSNTIFNILIDGLCKAGHFSDAFKILEVMVEKQKNPDIVTYNTVLRGLCEVGKIDAAMKLYKSMASNTNHVESDSWTICTLVKGLCTEGHLGEAEQIIRDMVKQNKLTDVAPYTVLIGAYLKEGKVQKALITWKRILQSGSIPDSRSYSALINGLCKCSRMNIAKGIFNKMRTSGPSPTSFDYNLLMAALCREGSLDQAGALFRDMVGGSCEPDVVSFNIMIESSIKAGNIEFANELVGDMQRKGLRPDALTFSVLINXLLKLRMMAEAKTLFEKMKAAGFLPHSVVYDSLLKGLKAVGNAEEIINLIQEMAEAGVALDDELTSTILTCICDLPEGHNISQLLPSFTRKNIDGGSIPSDELLRSLQNVFPMLQTSIPS, encoded by the exons ATGGTGTTTCCATTGATGCGAAAGAACCTGTCTCTATTTCTGAAGCGAAAAAATCCCATACAAAACAAGTTTTTCACCACAAACCTACTCTTAAATCCTAATTGCACTAAACTCCAAGAGGTAGACCAGGTGGAAACCCAAATCACATCTCTATGTCAAAAACCCCACTCATTGGTAAATTTGCAGAATGCATGTTCTCTATTTGAGCAATCTGTGGAAATGGGTGTCGTTCCATCGGGCTCCTCCAGCGATCTTCTTTTGCAAACCCTTGTCAAGAACAAGAAGCACAATCTGGCTCttagtatttataaaaagatgGTGTGTTCTGGGGCTTTACCAAGATATTTGTCATTATCGGCTTTGGTTGAGTGCTTGGTACATCTCTCCGCGC AGTTGGCTCTGGGGGCAATTGGGTTGATGTTGAAGCAAGGCTACACCATTAATCTATATATCGCCAATGTCGTGTTGAATGGCCTTTGTTGTAATGGATTTGTGGTtgatgctgaggagttttTAGGTGAGATGGAAAGGAATCACTTGTCTCCAGATATAGTTAGCTTTAACACCTTGATAAAAGGGTTGCACCGGGAGAAGAGATTAGATGAAGCTATGAGTGTAAAGAGAAGAATGGAGTCTGCAAATATTGCTCCCAATTTGATCACATATAACATTCTGATGGATG CATTTGTGGCGGATCGTGTGGATGGAGCAATGATGTTGTTGGAAGAAATGAGGATGAAAGGGTTGGAACCTGATGTTTTCTTCTATGACACACTTATAAATGGTTTTTGCCATAAAGGTGATGTTGGTAGAGCGAGTGAGATTTTGAATCTTATGTTAGATAAAGGACTTTCTCCGGATAGAGTTTCTTACACTTGCTTGATGCGTGGTTTCTGCCAGAAGGGGAATCTAAAGGAAGTGAAGCGCTTGTTCaatgaaatgttaaaaaatggCATCCGCCCTGATGCTGTTACGTTTGGAAGTATAATTGGCGGGCTTTGCCAAGTTGGGAATGTGGAGAAAGCCGTGGAGATGTTTAACTTTATGTTGGACAAGGGAGAAGAGCCAAGTAATACAATATTTAACATTCTAATTGATGGATTATGCAAGGCAGGACATTTCAGTGATGCTTTTAAGATTCTGGAAGTGATGGTAGAGAAGCAAAAGAATCCTGATATTGTAACTTACAATACAGTATTAAGAGGCCTATGTGAAGTTGGGAAGATTGATGCCGCCATGAAACTTTATAAATCTATGGCATCAAACACAAATCATGTTGAGTCTGATTCTTGGACTATCTGTACCCTAGTTAAAGGGCTGTGCACGGAAGGCCATCTTGGAGAGGCAGAACAAATTATTCGTGACATGGTTAAACAGAATAAGCTAACTGATGTTGCACCCTACACTGTGCTAATTGGAGCTTATCTGAAGGAAGGAAAGGTTCAGAAAGCATTAATCACCTGGAAGAGAATTTTACAGTCGGGGTCCATTCCCGATTCAAGGTCTTATAGTGCTCTTATAAATGGTTTATGCAAATGTAGCCGGATGAACATTGCAAAAggtatttttaacaaaatgaGAACCTCGGGTCCCAGTCCTACCTCGTTTGACTACAACTTGTTGATGGCCGCCTTATGTAGGGAGGGTAGTTTGGACCAAGCTGGAGCTTTGTTTAGAGATATGGTTGGTGGTAGTTGTGAACCAGATGTTGTCTCATTCAACATAATGATCGAGTCCTCCATAAAAGCAGGGAATATTGAGTTTGCCAATGAGCTAGTGGGTGATATGCAGCGTAAGGGTCTGCGTCCTGATGCATTGACGTTTTCTGTTTTGATTA AGCTTTTGAAACTAAGGATGATGGCAGAAGCCAAAACATTGTTTGAAAAGATGAAAGCAGCTGGCTTCCTGCCACATTCCGTTGTTTATGATTCTTTGCTCAAAGGCTTGAAGGCAGTGGGCAATGCAGAAGAAATAATCAATTTGATCCAGGAAATGGCCGAAGCAGGTGTTGCTCTTGATGATGAACTGACTTCTACTATATTGACGTGCATATGCGATTTACCTGAAGGCCATAATATATCACAGCTTCTACCAAGTTTTACTAGAAAGAATATAGATGGTGGTAGCATCCCGTCCGACGAGTTGTTAAGGAGTCTCCAAAATGTCTTTCCCATGCTTCAAACTTCAATACCCTCTTGA